Proteins encoded together in one Miscanthus floridulus cultivar M001 chromosome 16, ASM1932011v1, whole genome shotgun sequence window:
- the LOC136512968 gene encoding glycerol-3-phosphate acyltransferase 5-like, translating to MMPTSSAAPASPRSPRARRSRSVVAELEGALLRSADTFPYFMLVAFEASGLPRFVLLLALWPLLRLLELGAGPGRRRDLALRAAAFVATVGVPRAEVEAVSRAVLPKFMADDVDPAAWAAFGSCEGKRVVVTRMPRVMVERFAKEHLGAHEVVGCDLEYSRLRRSTGLLKGAGREAVATLVRALFAGDDRPDLGIGGSEMARSFLTFCQEQQLRPPFTADHETNAPPFRPVIFHDGRLVCRPTPFMSLVILLWLPLGVLVAFVRIAVGLMVPIWTIPYIAPVFGGAVIIHGRAPPPVRLSDAATDDGGSPSGVLFVCTHRTLMDPVVLATVLGRRVAAVTYSISRLSEILSPIPTMRLTRDRDVDAARMRAELARGDVAVCPEGTTCREPFLLRFSKLFAELSDRIVPVAMNYRVGLFHPTTARGWKAMDPIFFFMNPRPVYEVTFLNQLPAEATCAAGKSPVDVANYVQRILAATLGFECTTLTRKDKYTVLAGNDGSVNAKPAAAGKPAWQSRVKEVLGFLLH from the exons ATGATGCCGACGTCCTCGGCGGCGCCAGCGTCGCCGCGGTCGCCGCGCGCGCGGCGGTCCCGGTCCGTGGTGGCCGAGCTGGAGGGCGCGCTGCTCCGGAGCGCGGACACGTTCCCGTACTTCATGCTGGTGGCGTTCGAGGCCTCCGGGCTGCCGCGCTTcgtgctgctgctggcgctgtggCCCCTGCTGCGGCTGCTGGAGCTGGGGGCCGGTCCGGGCCGGCGGCGCGACCTGGCGCTGCGCGCCGCCGCGTTCGTGGCCACCGTCGGGGTGCCTCGCGCCGAGGTGGAGGCCGTGTCCCGGGCCGTGCTGCCCAAGTTCATGGCCGACGACGTCGACCCCGCGGCGTGGGcggccttcgggagctgcgaggGGAAGCGCGTCGTCGTCACGCGGATGCCCCGCGTCATGGTGGAGCGCTTCGCCAAGGAGCACCTCGGCGCGCACGAGGTGGTCGGCTGCGACCTCGAGTACAGCCGGCTCAGGCGGTCCACGGGGCTCCTGAAAGGCGCCGGCCGTGAGGCCGTCGCCACCCTTGTGCGCGCGCTGTTCGCCGGCGACGACCGGCCGGACCTCGGGATCGGCGGGTCAGAGATGGCGCGCTCCTTCTTGACATTCTGCCAG GAGCAGCAGCTCAGGCCGCCGTTCACCGCGGACCACGAGACGAACGCGCCACCGTTCCGGCCGGTCATCTTCCACGACGGCCGCCTGGTGTGCCGGCCCACGCCATTCATGTccctcgtcatcctcctctggcTGCCCCTCGGCGTGCTGGTCGCCTTCGTCCGGATCGCCGTCGGCCTCATGGTCCCCATCTGGACCATCCCCTACATCGCGCCGGTCTTCGGCGGCGCCGTGATCATCCACGGCCGCGCGCCTCCGCCTGTCAGACTCAGCGACGCCGCCACGGACGACGGCGGCTCGCCCTCAGGGGTCCTCTTCGTCTGCACGCACCGCACGCTCATGGACCCCGTGGTGCTGGCCACCGTGCTCGGGCGCCGCGTGGCCGCCGTGACCTACTCCATCTCCCGCCTCTCGGagatcctctccccgatcccgacGATGCGGCTGACGCGCGACCGGGACGTGGACGCGGCGCGCATGCGGGCCGAGCTGGCCCGGGGCGACGTGGCCGTGTGCCCCGAGGGCACCACGTGCCGGGAGCCCTTCCTGCTCCGCTTCTCCAAGCTCTTCGCGGAGCTCAGCGACAGGATCGTGCCCGTGGCGATGAACTACCGCGTGGGGCTCTTCCACCCGACGACGGCGCGCGGGTGGAAGGCCATGGAccccatcttcttcttcatgaacccGCGGCCCGTGTACGAGGTGACGTTCCTAAACCAGCTCCCCGCGGAGGCGACGTGCGCGGCGGGGAAGAGCCCCGTGGACGTGGCCAACTACGTCCAGCGGATACTCGCCGCCACGCTCGGCTTCGAGTGCACCACCCTCACGAGGAAGGACAAGTACACGGTGCTCGCCGGCAACGACGGCAGCGTCAACGCCAAGCCGGCGGCGGCCGGGAAGCCGGCTTGGCAGAGCCGCGTGAAGGAGGTCCTCGGCTTCCTGCTCCACTAA